From Pogoniulus pusillus isolate bPogPus1 chromosome 17, bPogPus1.pri, whole genome shotgun sequence, the proteins below share one genomic window:
- the OAZ2 gene encoding LOW QUALITY PROTEIN: ornithine decarboxylase antizyme 2 (The sequence of the model RefSeq protein was modified relative to this genomic sequence to represent the inferred CDS: deleted 1 base in 1 codon), giving the protein MINTQDSSILPLSNCPQLQCCRHIVPGPLWCSDAPHPLSKIPGGRGGSRDPSLSALIYKDEKITVKQDVPGQDGKPHLVHFHYKVTEVKTSSWDAVLSNQSLFVEIPDGLLADGSKEGLSALLEFAEEKMKVSFVFICFRKSREDRAPLLKTFSFLGFEIVRPGHPSVPSRPDVMFMVYPLEQNSSSDEE; this is encoded by the exons ATGATAAACACCCAGGACAG taGTATTTTACCTTTGAGTAACTGtccccagctgcagtgctgcaggcacatTGTTCCAGGGCCTCTGTGGTGCTCC GATGCCCCTCACCCACTGTCGAAGATCCCCGGTGGGCGAGGGGGTAGCAGGGATCCTTCTCTTTCAGCTCTGATATACAAG GACGAGAAGATCACTGTTAAGCaggatgtgccagggcaggacggGAAGCCTCACCTTGTCCACTTCCACTACAAGGTCACCGAGGTGAAGACCTCCTCCTGGGATGCAGTGCTCTCGAACCAGAGCCTCTTCGTGGAAATCCCTGATGGATTGTTAGCTGATGGAAGCAAGGAAGG GTTATCAGCACTGCTGGAGTTTGCTGAGGAGAAAATGAAAGTCAGCTTTGTCTTTATTTGCTTcagaaagagcagagaagacagag CTCCACTCCTGAAGACATTCAGCTTCCTGGGCTTTGAAATCGTGCGGCCGGGCcacccctctgtgccctcacggCCAGATGTGATGTTCATGGTGTACCCCCTGGAGCAGAACTCTTCCTCTGATGAAGaatag